A part of Capsicum annuum cultivar UCD-10X-F1 chromosome 6, UCD10Xv1.1, whole genome shotgun sequence genomic DNA contains:
- the LOC124899439 gene encoding uncharacterized protein LOC124899439, producing the protein MIMPRLSAKRSIYNNKMKHKLQTKSEKSNYLWLPVMQAKVQGKGFSLNPLVDEQIAFTGQSSIAEMWNKRLGHFHHKALLFMQRSKMVKRGNLDEKTEPGVFIGYNSMSKAYKIFQPQSGKIVEEIYVEQPERFSVPRHEDMVYLLNKALYGLKKAPRSWYSRMDNHLLDLGFEKSLSESTLYVKKVGSNIIIISPYVDDLLMTENNITLIEEFKEEMMRFFEMTDLGEMTYFLGMEIKQTQNKVFICQKKYMKEILKRFRMEECKSVNTLMNKKEKLKKDDGAKLVDEGAYRSLIGCLMYFTTTRPDILFPEIVAQSTAEAKFIAAAATVNQAIWLRKILIDLQLEQEESTVIFVDNQASIAISKDPMFHGRTKHFNIKFYFLREVQKNGELVLLYCKLDNQVGDIFTKSFHVSRFEFLREKLGI; encoded by the exons ATGATCATGCCAAGATTATCTGCAAAGAGAAGCATTTATAATAACAAAATGAAGCACAAATTGCAGACCAAGAGCGAGAAGAGCAATTATTTGTGGCTACCTGTTATGCAAGCAAAAGTTCAA GGAAAAGGTTTTTCCTTGAATCCATTGGTGGACGAACAAATAGCTTTTACAGGTCAGTCTTCCATTGCGGAAATGTGGAACAAAAGGTTGGGGCATTTTCATCACAAAGCTTTGTTGTTTATGCAAAGAAGCAAAATG GTCAAAAGAGGAAATCTTGATGAGAAGACTGAACCGGGGGTTTTCATTGGCTACAATTCGATGTCTAAAGCTTATAAGATCTTTCAACCTCAATCAGGCAAGATTGTG GAAGAAATTTATGTTGAGCAGCCAGAAAGGTTTAGTGTACCAAGACATGAAGATATGGTTTATCTATTAAATAAAGCTTTATACGGGCTAAAGAAAGCTCCTAGATCTTGGTATAGCCGAATGGATAACCATTTGCTAGACTTAGGCTTTGAAAAAAGCTTAAGTGAATCAACTCTTTATGTCAAGAAAGTTGGAtctaacattattattatttctccgTATGTCGATGATTTACTTATGACAGAAAATAATATAACTTTGATTGAAGAATTCAAGGAGGAGATGATGAGATTCTTTGAGATGACTGATCTTGGTGAGATGACTTATTTTCTGGGAATGGAGATCAAGCAAactcaaaataaagtttttatttgTCAAAAGAAATACATGAAGGAGATTCTTAAAAGATTTAGGATGGAAGAATGCAAGAGTGTGAATACTCtgatgaataaaaaagaaaaactgaaaaaggaTGATGGAGCTAAGCTAGTTGATGAAGGAGCATATCGAAGCTTAATTGGATGCTTGATGTATTTCACGACAACAAGGCCTGACATTTTATTTCCT GAAATAGTAGCACAGTCAACAGCTGAAGCAAAATTCATAGCAGCAGCAGCTACTGTTAATCAAGCAATATGGCTCAGGAAAATTTTGATTGATCTGCAGCTGGAGCAAGAAGAAAGCACTGTGATCTTTGTGGATAATCAAGCTTCCATAGCCATATCCAAAGATCCCATGTTTCATGGAAGGACCAAGCACTTCAAcatcaagttttattttttgagggAAGTGCAGAAGAACGGTGAACTGGTTTTACTCTATTGCAAATTAGATAATCAAGTAGGGGACATTTTTACCAAGTCATTTCATGTTAGCAGGtttgagtttcttagagaaaagTTGGGAATTTGA